A genome region from Populus alba chromosome 3, ASM523922v2, whole genome shotgun sequence includes the following:
- the LOC118037853 gene encoding amino acid transporter AVT6E: MDSNYTAISKSSFVDLQIHDDIQNPLPQRKTHIKLLPLDDVERVTDPKIGNGQNFEEDDGDDDDDDFDIDDYPLVSKTKTSKGSGVHGAVFNLTTSIIGAGIMALPATMKVLGLVLGFVLIILMGILSEISVELLVRFSVLCKASSYGDVVRYALGKPSKVLSEICIIVNNAGVLVVYLIIIGDVMSGSLHHVGVLDQWLGNGFWDHRKVVVLVVVVVFLAPLCALDKIDSLSLTSAASVALAVVFVVVCFVVAFVKLVEGKIEAPRMTPDFGSKRAILDLLVVIPIMTNAYVCHFNVQPIYNELEGRTPQKMNRVGRITTVLCVVVYASTAVSGYLLFGKDTESDVLTNFDKDLGIRFSSALNYIVRIGYVLHLVLVFPVVHFSLRQTVDALVFEGSAPLSESRKRSLALTAVLLALIFFGSTMIPNIWTAFKFTGATTAVSLGFIFPSLIALRLGQRGECLSIGEKFLSWLMLILAIIVSIVGVIGNIYSLESSSE, from the coding sequence ATGGATAGCAATTACACAGCTATATCGAAGAGCTCATTTGTAGATTTACAAATACACGATGATATTCAAAACCCGTTACCCCAGAGAAAGACCCACATCAAATTACTACCTCTTGATGATGTTGAGAGAGTTACTGATCCCAAGATTGGCAATGGCCAAAAttttgaagaagatgatggtgatgatgatgatgatgattttgatattgatgATTATCCACTTGTTTCGAAGACGAAAACAAGTAAAGGTTCTGGTGTTCATGGTGCCGTTTTTAATCTCACTACGTCCATTATTGGGGCTGGGATTATGGCCTTGCCTGCTACAATGAAGGTTCTTGGGTTGGTTTTGGGATTTGTGTTAATAATATTGATGGGTATTTTGTCTGAAATTAGTGTTGAATTGTTAGTTAGGTTTTCGGTTCTTTGCAAGGCTTCTTCTTATGGTGATGTTGTTCGGTATGCCTTAGGCAAACCGTCTAAGGTTTTGTCTGAAATTTGCATAATTGTGAACAATGCCGGTGTTTTGGTTGTGTATTTGATTATTATAGGTGATGTCATGTCGGGATCGCTCCATCATGTGGGTGTTTTAGACCAATGGTTAGGAAATGGTTTTTGGGATCATAGGAAGGTGGTGGTTTTGGTTGTTGTGGTGGTTTTTTTAGCACCCCTTTGTGCATTGGATAAAATTGATTCCCTGAGCTTGACTTCAGCTGCTTCGGTGGCGCTTGCTGTGGTTTTTGTTGTGGTATGttttgttgttgcttttgttAAGCTCGTTGAGGGGAAAATCGAGGCCCCGAGGATGACCCCTGATTTTGGTTCAAAGCGGGCTATTTTGGATTTGCTCGTGGTGATTCCGATCATGACAAACGCTTATGTTTGCCACTTCAATGTTCAGCCTATATACAATGAGCTTGAAGGGCGAACACCACAGAAAATGAACAGGGTGGGCAGGATCACCACTGTTCTTTGTGTTGTGGTTTATGCTTCGACTGCTGTTTCAGGTTATTTACTTTTTGGTAAGGACACTGAATCTGACGTGCTGACTAATTTTGACAAGGATCTTGGAATTCGTTTTAGCTCTGCCTTGAATTACATTGTTAGGATTGGCTACGTTCTTCATTTGGTTCTCGTTTTTCCTGTTGTTCATTTCTCTCTAAGACAAACAGTAGATGCCTTGGTGTTTGAGGGATCAGCTCCCCTTTCAGAGAGTAGGAAAAGGTCTTTGGCCTTAACAGCTGTTCTACTGgcactgattttttttgggtctACTATGATTCCAAACATCTGGACTGCTTTCAAATTTACAGGGGCTACAACAGCGGTTTCATTAGGTTTTATATTCCCATCTCTTATTGCATTGAGGTTAGGTCAGAGAGGGGAGTGTTTAAGCATCGGGGAGAAGTTTTTGTCATGGCTGATGTTAATATTGGCTATAATAGTTAGTATTGTTGGAGTGATTGGCAATATATACAGCCTCGAAAGCAGTTCTGAATGA